In Festucalex cinctus isolate MCC-2025b chromosome 9, RoL_Fcin_1.0, whole genome shotgun sequence, the DNA window tGAAATTCTAAATGACTTGACGGAGCACGGCATAAAACATTAGCaataagacaacaacaacaaaccaacaaaatgAAAATCGTGTCTTTCAATCGGCCAATTAACATCAGCTTTTCGACTTTCCTGTCTGTTGCCATCTTCAGACTAGAATTCTGTGCGAGTAATTTAAATGTCTGGCCCACAATGAGACACAATCTTCATAATCTACACAGCTCAGAGTATGGAAATAAGATGGTGAAAATAGTGGTTCAACTTCGCAGTCATACCAGCAGTACCTCAGGACTGGCGGAACAAGGCAGCGGTGTGAAGTAGAAGTTTTTGTTGCTAAATTGTTATGACTAATAATGCACAGACAACTGTGTGCTAACGGGAATTGTGTTTAGTTGTTTGCTACAACAACAGTCACCGGTCCGTGGCACAAAGTCCAGGGACTTTCGAACGAGTGCGTTGGTGCAGTCTGCAAAGTCACAAAGACCACAGGAGGAAACAGGATGCAAAACATGTTAACAAATATGATACATGCTCCATGTACTTGTGACATATTTAAATAAGACACACTTCTAAATAATGTACTCTACTACAAACGTATTGTTGCTTATATATTGACTGAGTGATCAGGTGATACAGGTGTAAAAATAGTGATCCGGACATTCCTAATGTTGGGTTGTTCAGCTCAATGGATGTGTGTAGCTAAAATGTCAAGATTGAAGGCATATATTAAGCTGGCATTCATTTGAAAAAATCAGAATAGTAATTGATAATTTGACATGAATATTGGCAAAATGAATGCAGTTCAACTGTGGGGGTGGATTTTCACCACAGAGCATATTTAGAAGAGGAAGCCAACCTTATCGTTGTGTGCAAACTGGCCGATGGAAGTGTTTGTGTTCTCTGATGCTTTCATGCCGATAATGCGCGGAACGGAAGAGTGATTCTTGGGTATCTACAGTAGCTCTCGCATCTCTTGCACTCACCTCTGATGTCGAATCCATAACATCCTGTTTGCTAGGAAGTGGGTTGAAGGGGAAAGGGAGGGGAGTGGCTGTGGGACAGAGGCAATTGTTTTCATTGTTCAGTTACATTCGCCACTGTCCAAGGCCAAAAGAAACAGCTGCGAATGGGAGAGCCAAGCGGAGGATACAAGTTTTAGATACCGATGAGGACGGTCCTGCTCACTCTTGTACTTGTGCACAAACTTGTCTTTGTTCTGCCAGGCCTCCTCAGACGCTCAGCTGCAAATTCACCCTTCTGACACAAAATAACAACCCTGACTGCGCTTGCCAAGAAATATCACTGTTTATAATTCATCTTGTATGAGTGACAGCTATGCTCATTACTGAAGGAGATAGTTTGTAGCATGCTAATGGTGATTATTCATTCGAGTCAAGATATGGAAGGAGCCAGTGCCATATGAGTGTGCTTGACAAGAGTAGTAGTagtctatttttaattttttatttttttggtgtgtgtggaCGGGAGTGGAGGGTAATGAACACTGCTCACTCACACCAAGGTCATTTGCCTGTGGACGAGTGGGTGGGCTGCTGTGCTGAATTGACAGAAGACAATGTGAAGAATGCAAGAGATTAGCTTTTATCTTTAATTCGCTTCAACTTATCttgccccccccaccacccagcTCATTGTttgttctttctctttctcatgTCTTTTTCCACATCCCGTCTTGGTTCTTGTTTGATTTGTTTGCAGTTCTGTCTGTCTGCAGGGTATAAAACAGCCCAGGCCTAGTTGTGACCATATATAGGCATGTGTGGCACAAGAgtaacctcctcctcctccccccccccccccccccccccttttttttttttctccctacaaCAGGTGGGAGGTCATTGCTCCGGGGCTTTTACGTGACTATACCTTACACGCAAATAGCGGTTTTTGGTTCTGACAAATTTCCTTGTAGAGTTGTGAAATACTCCACTCCTCGTTTTCTCATCAGGACGTCCTACCTTCCTTACTTTCCACGCACTGAGCACAACCCTCAATCATTGTTGTCTCTGTGTTGATCTGTTGAGTCATTTGCCGGACAGACGTACAGGAAAAGATGCTCGGCTTGCTTCATCTTAAAAGATAAAAGCTGCTGTAATACTGCGTCATTAACAGTAACTTATTCATCACATCTCTTCTGAATAAATCGTCAGTTTCATATTGAAGCACTCCCATCGTCCACTCGCACAGACACCTACTACCTGAAATGAAATTCTGTTGCCCCCATGGCTCTAAATTTACAGTACCCATGTGTGGCTACACACAGACCTATTGAAAAGCGTAAACCCACACCCCCTCCTACTCTTTCTACCTTGAAGAACCGGTCATGCAGGTGTTTGCTAAGCAGTGGTTGTTTATTCACCTTGCGGGGGCCAGCTGACCAGACCTGAGGGTGTATCCACTCCCTGATAAGAGAATCCGAGTTGCCATTTGTTGGGCTCGTATAACAAAGTGTCTGTTTCTGTGAAGCACCCAAGATAACAGCGGAGCTAGGTGGATGGATGTTAAACACTAGGTCGGTCTGCTTGAGCGCAAACATCAGCGCTGACACATAGTTTGGCATTCTCACTATGTTGCTGTTTTCTGACGAACCCGTCCTTCACTGAAACACTTCTCTCTTTGTTTTCTGTCTCTGCGAGCAGTCCTCGGTTTCTGTGCTTGAGCCTTCACTGTGCTTCTACCAATGAACAACTAGAGCTTCACCTTTGCCCTTGGTGTGATCTCTCACCTCTTCTGTCAAACGACGCCCACAGGTGAAGGTGTGTATTTCTATGTTTGCGTGCTCCTGAAGgccagttgtgtgtgtgtgtgaaacatTGCAAACAGGCCTTTCTACATAAACATCACTATAAATAAGACGTAATTGATTCTCAGGTAGTGACCCATGGGAAATTGTTCAATTTCAGTGAATTGTTCCGGAAATTTATTTAGTATTACAAAATGTATGATATGGCTGAAACAGTGCATCAAATAGCTTCAATTCAGAAGTAATAGTATGTCAACAATCGCCAAGCACAAAGCATCCTCGTTAGCTAATTTTATGTAGCCTTACCATTGCTGGttaaaatgtactgtaaaaccCCTGCCAGGATAGACATAGCCACTTGTGCACTTTCAATTGATTCATTGAATAAATGGTAACTAAATGAACATGTAATGAGCACATTTACAGAGGCGCTGCTGCGGCCATAACTGAACATACTGACAAGCTAATTTTTTGCCAATTAAGATCCGGCTGCTACAACTGTACACGCTCAATTCGGCGACTCACAAGTTGCTCGCCAgacccccactgttttaaagccACGCACACTCATAGATATTATAGTGTGGAACATGAAGTTGACCacaacaatataataatacCTTGCAATAtgatttttgtgtttaatcCATGCTTGtgtgattgttttatttttatttttttaattttagtctgTCCCCATACtgttaaaaatacaacaaacaaaTGTTGAAACCCGGCGTCTTTTTACTTAATAAATAATACCAGGATTTTATATAGACTGtgtatttcccccttttttttttcccctcggggTGGTGTAGTGTGTATGGAGCAGTGTGAGAGCGCAGCAGCTCTGCTGGAGTCGGTCAGGGAGCAAGAGGTGCAGTTTGAACAGCTGACCAGGGCGTTGGAAGATGAGAGGAGGAGAGTGGGCCTTTCTGCCACCAGCCCTTCGGCGCTGGGTCACCCCCTCCCTCACACACAGGTaaagccagcaaaaaaaaaaaaatgtagtccaGAGCCACTTGTGGATGCCGTTCGCCTCCATGTGACCACCCTAATACCCTCATTTAGATATGTGTCCTCTCCTTCCAGTCATAATTAATGCATCAATTCCTCCTGCTGATCTCAGTCATCCAGTAAACCTCCTCACATCTCCACCAGTGCTATACTCTGTGATTGTTCCATTCACATCAGTCTGCATTTATAATGAATCGCCCAATTCCcatccatcaaaaaaaaaaaaaaatggtgcatgATGATCTAATGTCAAAGgttatcatcttcatcatcacacACTTGCAGCATGACTTCGCTGTCACTCTCCAGAAACTCCTTTTGTCAGCCCCTCATATGGAATTTCAGTTATTCTCATCTTCCTGTTCCAGCATGTTATGGAATGTGGCCAACTGTTGTCACTGTCGCATGAACGGAACACAGACTTTAAGTTGTCCACCTTTTGTCATTCGCTCTTTCTTTGTTGTAGTAGAAGATTTCTGCATGCATGTAATAGGATTTACTCAACTATAATGGAATAAATGAAACGCTGAAGTCTTAAACAGTGGCTTTCTTTCCTGCTGGTCACTCTAAATATCTACTGGAGCCTAACTTGTCTGTAAAGGTCTCTGCTGTTGTAcaaatcttcatttttattctcAGCCTAAAGCATTTTAGATTATCAGCAAGCGCTGAACTTTTTTTGTTATGGTGATCTTGTGTCATTGTACTTTTGAGGTCACGTTGTGCTGTGTTCAGAGAAACAGCTCCGGCATCTCAGCAGCAGAGACGAAAAGTTCACATTCCATCTGTAAATATTATCGTTCCTTTTGGACTCACTGACATTCATTAGGCTGTTTTGACTTTGCGAATCCTTGGGTGCATTTTGATTAGTTGGGGGCCCAAAGATAAAGGCCAAGATGGGTGGTGATGGTAGGGTAGTTTTCATGTTGACTCTATTTGATTACCAGTGAGAGTAACTACTTAGTTATGCTTCTCCTCTGCACAAAATTCAGAGCACAGCAGAGAGGATGTTATGGGAAGGACTCTATTTAGAGGAAATTTGCCCTTCTCTGAAATGCCACTTCCccatttgtaaagaaaaaactcAAGACATTGCCATTACTTAAAAGTACAAGACTACTTTCTCTAAAGAAAATGATTCAAAAGTGTAGGAATTGCCACAGAatcttatttcatttcatttgtattcTTCCGAAAGCCATTCCGCTGACACAGTAATCGAGGCTATTGTGTTGCGTGAAACCGAGTGTTACTCGTGGTTAGTTAAGTCTCTGGTATATACAGAATGACAGACATCGATTATGTAACTGATTAGAGGAGGAAGTAGGGTGTAAGGATGAATGGCTGCATTCCAGAATGTCCTCCCGCATGTCTTGCAGTGATTCACAGACCATAAACACACAGGCCTGGTGGAAGGACCTTATTATTGTTGTGTGTTTCACAAGAGACTAGACTGGGACAAATGCCTTAACCTCACATTTATTGCTGCTACAGTAGAATTGTTGGTTGTCCATAATTTAAAAGAATCTTTCTGTCACATTCCAGAACGGGCGTTTAGGGGATGCGGATATCGAACGACTGAAATTAACAGATTCGTACATAAACGGCACACAGGTACATGTTGTTATAGTTAATGAATGCATGtgaaagtgatttttttattttttttttttttgtggttgtaattctgttttaattatttttaaatacagtacagaatGGTGGACCCAGCACACGGCGCTCTAGACGAGAGCTACACCCCAGAGGACGACTCTCATGAAGCACACTCTGTCTTTTCTGAAGACGGAACCACACGACGGCTTGACAATGGGGTGAGTTGTATGTGCCATTCTAGAAATGTGAGtaggaataataataaagacagTTGCTCAAATGTAGTCGTTCACCAGAATACTTTGGTTTCTGAATCTAAAAGAATCTTCAAACCAAATTGTCACCAATCTCTGCCACAGATGAAGAAACCCATCTCACGCACAGTCCTGCCAAATGACTCCATGTCCATCAATGGCGGCATGTCTGTGTCCGGTATGAGCGGCTACAGTGCCACCCTCGACCGTCCGTACAGACAGGTCACAGGGGACTACCCGACTGCCACGGTGCCCAGAAACTACCACTATGGACCTGTTGGAGCTTATGACGACTACAGGGGAGGACCTCCATCAGAGGCATACACAAGTTTGAGCAGAGGCTCGCACATGGATGAGCGCTACAGGTACGCGACAATTTGGAATGTCCGTAATAACAAGTTGAGTTCATTCCaacacattttgtgtgtgcctGACATTGTTCTGCTTTTCTGTGCCAATGTGTGTCACAATTGCGTCACAATGACGCATGCGGATGTTAAGCTCAGATTCAGTAGTCATTAGTAAAATGTGGGGCAAAGTTGGAATTtccactccttttttttttttttttttttttttttttttttttttttttacttgaatggAAACGGGAGTTACCAAGAATCAATAagatgttacaacaaatgtttttgtataaGGGAAATGTTTACCTTTATCGTATAAATAATATTCAGAAGCAAATGATAAAGCAACAATTTTGTCCTTGTAAACTGGTTTTATGAAGTGCAATTACTTATTGTATGTCAGGACACGCTGAAACTCACAACAACTGTTGTGTTGCAAGTTTTCCGTTAAGGGGCGTGTCCTGGTAAGTGTTTGCCTGTTTGTCATAGTAAATGGCTGAAAGTCCATTGATAACTGGCTCGTTCTCCCCATCCCCACCACCACTCAAATGGTCACATATCTGAAACTCACTTGCAAgttgcaacacaaaaaaaaaacgactgctCTTATCTTAAAACTTGTAAATTGGGGTCACTTGTAATTTACAGATGCTTATCACAGCAATTTTTGCCCCATCTTTCTGCAGGCCAGTTGATGGCTACAGAACTTTGGATTCCGGTTATCGGGCCCCAAGCCGTCAGCAGTTGGACCCCTATGCGGCACAGCCCCAGGTGGGCAGAGGAATGAGGGCCATGGGCTCAGCAATGGACATGCGATATGGCCACGCCCACTATGGTCTGGACGATGACCAGCGGAGTGTGGGCTATGATGAGTACGGCATGGGGCCTCCACCCATGCACCCTGGAGGTTACGGCACCATGCCACGGCTAGGTCCCGGCCCTGGTGGTATGGACCGGCGAAGACTCAGGTAAAGCATCACAGGTACAAGTTTTACTTGCATACGGTACAAAACAACATTTACCTTTTATTGTGCATTCTCCAGGAGTTGTGAAGATACTCTGGATggtgacatgggaggagttgATCCATACGCTTGGGGCGTTCCCATGACTCTTGATCGAGGAAGCATGGCCTCATTAGACAGCACTCTGAGGAAAGGTCCTCCCTCCTCATGGAGACAGCCGGAGCTGCCAGAGGTGATCGCCATGCTGAACTACCGCTTGGATCCTGTCAAAACCAACGCGGCAGCCTTCCTCCAGCATCTCACATTCAAAAATGACAAGGTGGAACGGATTTTCCTTtaagtcaaaaacattttaacctGAATCCTCCGTGTTGTTTTGCTAATTTAATTTGTCTTTTCCCCAGGTAAAGTCGGAGGTGCGACGCCTGAAGGGAATCCCGGCCTTAGTGTCAATGCTGGATCACCCCAGCAAAGACGTGCACCACTCGGCCTGCGGAGCGTTGAAGAATATTTCGTTTGGACGAGACCCAGACAACAAGATCGCCATCAAGAACTGTGACGGAGTGCCAGCGCTGGTGCGGTTATTGAGGAAGACCCACGAGCAGGACCTTACTGACACTATCACAGgtaccttttcttttttcttttttctttttttttgaaaagaaaaagaaatgcgaCAGACAGAAGTAAAACATATACCGGTATGTTAAGaataatgaacaaaataaaacacagcaAGCAGTCAAGACGCTTTTCAtgttacaattaaataaaataattcaacagcGTAACTTTGTGCTAtgtatacttcttttttttccccccagtaattgtgcttttatactttgtatttagaagaaaaaaaaaagagacagaagattttataatccagattgtttcgcaaactgacaccttgagttgaaatacatcattctttttgttttgttctctgtatttaggtttggaaaaaatatattgctCTTAATTTGTGCTCGCgttcccttttttttaaaatttttattttattttatttttttattttttatttgcttgttgattggtaaaatttcatgatgggctttaaaaaTTATTGTAAAGCGATTAAACTCCATTAGTTCATTAAATTTGAAAGTTTTTAATTCtataaatattggattagtgtGTCTCTGTATCCATATCTGAAAATGACACCAATAGCACGTTTCTGTAGAAGATAGGTTTGGTGTAGGTTTTGCCAGTAGAATTGATTACATGTGTTTATTGGGCCAGCTGTTGGAAAATATTTATAGTTCTGGTGTGGTTGTCTTATTAGGGGCATATTGGGCTCCCAAAAAATAATCCAGCAAACTACGTCAGTTTTATGAAGGTTATTTCAAAATATAGCTACTCTAAAGTAGTAGTTgtattttgcacttttatttgCCTTAGACAACAGTTTTGTTTCAATTTGTCTCCAGGGGAGTGTGCTATTCAGTTGCATTGACAGTAATGGAACTTTTCCGTCTCCCCAGGCACACTGTGGAACCTCTCGTCCCACGATTCAGTGAAGATGGAGATAGTGGACCACGCCCTGCACGCCCTGGCTGATGAGGTGATAGTGCCCCACTCGGGCTGGGAGCGAGGGAGCAACGGCGGAGAGGAAAGCTGCAAACCACGACATCTGGAATGGGAGACCGCCTTGACCAACACTGCTGGCTGCCTGCGGTATGAAAGCATGAGAGCGCTGGAGGGGAGGAACACAGTCGAGGGACATATTTAAACAAGCGTAATTATATGTTCAAATGTCTCCTACGTGCAACAGAAATGTGAGTTCAGAGCGTAGTGAAGCACGACGGAAGCTGAGAGAGTGCACAGGATTGGTGGATTCACTGATGTATGTCGTGCAGTCCCAGATCAACCGCAAAGATGTGGACAATAAGGTCAGCAGGACGTTCCGAAATACTTTGATGTATTTGATTTGTCACGTAACACTAAAGCTTTGTATTCAACTGTTTTTGTCCTTCTGCAGTTAGTAGAGAACTGCATGTGCCTCTTAAGGAATCTGTCCTATCAGGTCCATCGCGAGGTCCCCAGCTGTGAACGCTATGCAGAAACCACGCCCATCAACCAGGGCCCCGCACCTGGctcgaacaagggaggctgcTTCGGCTCTCGGAAGGGCAAAGGTTAGTCTGAAAACACCTGACGGTCACGTTAAAAGGTGTCTGCGGCTTGATGGTGGCGGTCACACTGTTGCAGTTTTTcaatcttctttttcttcttcctctccctccctctctgctCTCTGCTGTTTTTCTGTCCTGGTAGATGAGTGGTTTTCCAAAGGTAAGATTTTGTCTACGTTATGATCGTATGATCATAACTAATACAGAATGTTATTCATTAGCAAGGCTGACTTTACACTGCAGGTTCAAATGCACAATTCCGATTTTAATGGCCTTCTCggatatttgaatgtattcaaATGTACATTTGAATGGATGCTTTATACTATCCGGTTATATTTTACATGGGAcatgttttaataaaaaaatctcaGTTGCACCATAGGTAACGTTTCAAGCAGATAGTAACAACACAGAAGcaaaaaataatgtgacttttacacattttgttacccTGGGCTAACTCTTCCGACCATTGATTGGAAAAGTAGTAACCTTGCCTCCACTGGCCAATTGACACACTTCTGAACTGATAGAATCAGTTATcaaaattttgccacttgaggcCAAAAAAATCAGAATCGTCTGTGTAAGTCAAGCCTAAGAAATTATTTCTAAAGATTGCTACGCAAACCCCATGCATGCTTACTGTGCCTGACTCGCTTGTTGCATGATCACATTCATACTACAGAGAACAtaaatgccctttttttttttttttttttttttttttttttaaatataaaagtatttttgtGTCTCACCTGTCATGTCttcccccgttttttttttgtttgttttttttgtgactacaGGAAAGAAAGATGGAGATGATGGAAGTACAGATCAAGTTGACATTCCAAAGAGAACAGTGCCTGCCAAAGGTGTGTGTTTGTTGGTACAATTGAGGCTTGGGAAAAAAGAACTATTTAATCAAGTTCAAATACATAGTTCTGTTTATTAATGATTGTCCTGCAAAATAGAAATCAGTATATCAAGTTTCAAGGcaagtaaatgtgtcttggtAACTTAACATGCATGAAGTTAACTGCAACCAATTTGTGCTTGCGTGCTCTGTCAGGTTACGAGCTGTTGTTCCAACCGGAGGTGGTTCGAATTTACACTTCGCTGCTCAAAGAAAGCAAGAACCCTTCAGTGCTGGAAGCCGCTGCCGGGGCTATCCAGAACCTGTGCGCAGGTCGATGGACTGTAAGTACTTTAACAAACAAATGGTCACTTGTTACTTGTGGTATTCCATCACTGTCATAAATGACATAAACCACAATTATTCATAACTTATTTTTTCTGGTTTCCACATCAGTATGGTCGTTACATCCGAGCCACCGTGCGTCTGGAGAAGGGTCTTCCCATGATGGCCGAGCTGCTGGCTCACGGCAACGACCGCGTTGTGCGGGCCATGTCCGGAGCGTTGAGGAACCTCGCCATCGACAACAGGAACTGCGAACTTCTCGGTATGATTGCTGAatgttccttaactcattcactcccagccgttttgactggagcaacccccttcgttccTGCCTGTCTTACAGGATTATgacttgattttgcaaggtccacagaatattgtgttctattgctataaaaacagggaacttaccaaaagaaagattagagtctcttctttaatctatctgtttctgtttgcagcagttagcattagaatatagctaagtttaaaactgtggggaaaacagcttgtcacaacatggccttggttgatctcttatactctgctgccacctgctggagtttttgtaataactaccattgcttcaaccgttctcttcagttaagaggctgcatcaaagccttctgtatgtgctagtataaaaaaaaaaaacacacaaaaaaaacgcataaatacgtctttgcgaactggtaatatttaaaatcgacccatatttatacgtttttggaagcaaacAAGTTAACAAGAAGGGGAagttaatcaaaaaaaattacaatatatgttgtatgtgaccCCACTAGtataaatatgacattttgattaacatTGAGCTTGTGGAATATACGTTtagcagtaaaatccacccgtttttagccACTAACCTATCCTTGGTATTATGATTAATCTCAGGGaatggccattttgctacttgctgtcaactcaaaatgacatcacactaaTCATCACTCGGCCTGAGAAAACGCGAGCcgttgattggtcattaccctgAGCcgagagcaactgtgatgtcattttaagtcgacatcaagtggcaaaatggccgccccctgagattaaTCATAATACCAAGGATAGATTAGTGGTGCTGCATAGAACGAATTGTATTGAAAAGTTTTggattgacttcccttttaaactAGATGGGTTCTAGTGGCAAATGGAAACAAATGATGATAACTTGCGTTTCTTCTGCAGGTTTGCATGCGGTGACCCACCTTGTGGCCAACCTGCCTGGTGGCCAGAACCAGTCGGGGCGCGCTCTGTCGGAGGAGACGGTGGTGTCTGTGCTGAGCACGCTCATTGAGGTGCTCGGCAACAGTCTGGAGGCAGCCAAGACCCTTCGGGCCTCGCAGGGCATCGAGAGGCTTGTTCTCATTAACAAAGACGGGTAAGGAAAAAGCACGGACAATCGGTTTAGTCtactagctaaatgctaacataatgagaaacaccatagacaggctaacgtAACGTAGCATGGATGTTGCGGTAATACTAAAGCCTCAAACAGCTAGTACCTTAACACTCACATGACAGCAGAGCAAATATTGAATCGAAGTTAAGATACTTGATTGTGTCTTTTGTAGCAAGCGTTCTGATCGTGAGGTTCGAGCGGCCGGCCAGGTGCTGCAGCTGGTGTGGGCCCACAAGGAGCTGCGTCGGCCTCTTGAGAAAGACGGCTGGAAGAAGAGCGACTTCCAGGTCAATCTAAACCCCGGCACCACCAACGGCCCGAGCACCCGAGCCAACGGCACCTACGGGGACAGTACCACGCCACTGCTGGACAGAGGTGCGCGTTTGACGTGAGCGCTGTTTGGAACTGCTCGGGGTGTCAACATTTAAActcgtgttgttttttttttgtttttacacccACAGGGGAAAAGCGAAACATGATTCCACTAAACAACCTCGGTTCTGGTAGGTGGTTTCCTTCTTTTCATTCCAAGATGCATGTTAAGTGTGCATAAAAATGAGATGTCAAGATTGTCTTCTTTTCTCAGAGGCTTACTCGGCACTGGACCAGAGGGAGAGGAGACACACTCTCGACGACACCACAGACACTTTACCGGTACGCTTGAAATGTTAACCATCCACTTGTTGGACTGCACACTCATCAAAACGAAACCCTGGCTGTGGCTGTCCTTTCCGTTTTTAAAGCCCTCACAATTAACCATTTCCTTTCTAACACGAGCTTTCCCCCCTTTCTCTcttttgctctcttttttttctttttttttctggttgtcTCTCAGAGAGGGGTATATGGGGGAAGAAAGGGCTCCCTGCCTCTGTTGGACTCCTATGATGGTtagccctccctcctcccccctACCTTCCTCTGCATGTAACGGCATGGTATGTCTTACTGACTTCTCATCCTGCATGCAACTCACTGATCAGTGTTCCTTTTGGTCGCTTATCCCGTCACATCCCTCAGGTCTACTGATTTTTGTTATTGGCATAACAGAAGCCATCCTGAGGTTGAGCTAATGCTTCACGCTATGCCCTCTTGTTGGCCTGTTTACACTTGTTATACATCTAAATTATAGAGCGTGTTTTGTGTGGTCCTCTTGTTATAGTGGAGTATGAATTGGTTCATTTTAATGGCTGGGGGTGGTGGGGTCCCCTAAAAAGATCTATAAGTGCCATAAGATGGCGGGGAAACAACTTTTCTGGACTGTAGAGCACAACGTAGTCCTTTTCACTGTCTGAATATACATTAACGTGATCAGCAATTTTGTTTTGGGTAAATGCAAATCATCTATCAATTGAAAAGCAATTTATGACAATTAGTTTATTTTACACACTTAAGGAATTACTAAAAGCATTCGATTAAAAACATAACTTTTGGAGGTTTAActgaggtccaaaaaaaaataaaaaataaaaataaataaataaataaataaataaaaatatatatgcttTAGGTGTTACTATGGGAGCCATGTAGCTTTTTCATTGTTTATGCTAAGAGctttaaaaatacttttctaACCCACTTTTTGTTGTTCCTGCAGAAAAACTGATCGTGTGCATCACCCAGACTGGG includes these proteins:
- the LOC144025531 gene encoding catenin delta-1-like isoform X5 translates to MVDPAHGALDESYTPEDDSHEAHSVFSEDGTTRRLDNGMKKPISRTVLPNDSMSINGGMSVSGMSGYSATLDRPYRQVTGDYPTATVPRNYHYGPVGAYDDYRGGPPSEAYTSLSRGSHMDERYRPVDGYRTLDSGYRAPSRQQLDPYAAQPQVGRGMRAMGSAMDMRYGHAHYGLDDDQRSVGYDEYGMGPPPMHPGGYGTMPRLGPGPGGMDRRRLRSCEDTLDGDMGGVDPYAWGVPMTLDRGSMASLDSTLRKGPPSSWRQPELPEVIAMLNYRLDPVKTNAAAFLQHLTFKNDKVKSEVRRLKGIPALVSMLDHPSKDVHHSACGALKNISFGRDPDNKIAIKNCDGVPALVRLLRKTHEQDLTDTITGTLWNLSSHDSVKMEIVDHALHALADEVIVPHSGWERGSNGGEESCKPRHLEWETALTNTAGCLRNVSSERSEARRKLRECTGLVDSLMYVVQSQINRKDVDNKLVENCMCLLRNLSYQVHREVPSCERYAETTPINQGPAPGSNKGGCFGSRKGKDEWFSKGKKDGDDGSTDQVDIPKRTVPAKGYELLFQPEVVRIYTSLLKESKNPSVLEAAAGAIQNLCAGRWTYGRYIRATVRLEKGLPMMAELLAHGNDRVVRAMSGALRNLAIDNRNCELLGLHAVTHLVANLPGGQNQSGRALSEETVVSVLSTLIEVLGNSLEAAKTLRASQGIERLVLINKDGKRSDREVRAAGQVLQLVWAHKELRRPLEKDGWKKSDFQVNLNPGTTNGPSTRANGTYGDSTTPLLDRGEKRNMIPLNNLGSEAYSALDQRERRHTLDDTTDTLPRGVYGGRKGSLPLLDSYDG